One genomic segment of Streptomyces sp. RerS4 includes these proteins:
- a CDS encoding ABC transporter ATP-binding protein, with amino-acid sequence MSGYVLEARGVSVRFGGVRALTGVDLGVRAGEVCGLIGPNGAGKTTLFDVLSGIRRPDRGRLLLDGVDITRRSPVWRARHGVRRTFQRQQLFGQLSVADNVLVAQEWRGGGGGLAADLLALPARRARERARRERGERLLARCGTGDLARAYAAGLPVGQARMVELARAVADPPGVLLLDEPASGLSGPERERLAEVVRRLADEEGCAVVLVEHDVAFVMELCARVVVLDLGTVLAEGTAAEVRANPLVREAYLGTA; translated from the coding sequence ATGAGCGGGTACGTACTGGAGGCGCGCGGGGTCAGCGTCCGCTTCGGCGGGGTCAGGGCCCTGACGGGGGTGGACCTGGGGGTGCGGGCCGGGGAGGTGTGCGGGCTGATCGGCCCGAACGGGGCGGGCAAGACCACCCTGTTCGACGTCCTGTCGGGCATCCGGCGCCCCGACCGGGGGCGGCTGCTGCTCGACGGCGTCGACATCACGCGCCGCTCCCCCGTGTGGCGGGCCCGGCACGGCGTGCGCCGGACCTTCCAGCGGCAGCAGCTGTTCGGGCAGCTGAGCGTGGCCGACAACGTGTTGGTGGCCCAGGAGTGGCGGGGCGGCGGGGGCGGGCTCGCCGCCGACCTCCTGGCGCTGCCGGCCCGGCGGGCCCGGGAGCGGGCCCGGCGGGAACGGGGCGAGCGGCTGCTCGCCCGCTGCGGTACGGGGGACCTCGCGCGGGCGTACGCGGCCGGACTGCCCGTGGGGCAGGCCCGGATGGTGGAGCTGGCCCGCGCCGTGGCCGATCCGCCGGGCGTGCTGCTGCTCGACGAGCCCGCCTCCGGCCTGTCGGGGCCGGAGCGGGAGCGGCTGGCCGAGGTGGTGCGACGGCTCGCCGACGAGGAGGGCTGCGCGGTGGTGTTGGTCGAGCACGACGTGGCCTTCGTGATGGAGCTCTGCGCACGGGTCGTCGTACTGGACCTCGGGACGGTCCTCGCGGAGGGGACGGCGGCCGAGGTGCGGGCGAACCCGCTGGTGCGGGAGGCGTACCTCGGCACGGCGTGA